Proteins encoded together in one Heterodontus francisci isolate sHetFra1 chromosome 20, sHetFra1.hap1, whole genome shotgun sequence window:
- the LOC137380924 gene encoding heparan sulfate glucosamine 3-O-sulfotransferase 1-like, translating to MARLLVGALLLVAQTDKVHSGSSQQREGTLLLSLRYHGGLEGNETEHKLPQPQNSITSQMIPQTIIIGVRKGGTRALLEMLDIHPDIVVAATEVHFFDWDENYVKGLEWYRKLMPFSYPHQTTIEKTPGYFTSIKAPERIHDMNSSTKLLLILRDPTERVISDYTQVYYNRLENHKPVQPIEEMVIKNGALNTKYKAIQRSLYDIHMSNWLRYFPLDQIHIVDGGTLIKNPLEELQKVETFLNIPARIMTSNFYFNQTKGFYCLRSDGKERCLHESKGRPHPVVNSTVLKELQAYFREHNERFFSMVKQSFNWH from the coding sequence ATGGCCCGCTTACTGGTCGGGGCTCTCCTTTTGGTAGCCCAAACAGATAAGGTGCACTCAGGAAGTTCTCAGCAGAGAGAGGGAACGTTGCTTCTGTCATTAAGATACCATGGTGGATTAGAAGGCAATGAAACAGAACATAAATTGCCACAGCCACAGAATTCCATTACCAGCCAAATGATTCCACAGACCATCATTATTGGTGTGCGCAAGGGAGGGACCAGGGCTCTGTTGGAGATGTTGGACATTCACCCTGATATTGTGGTTGCTGCCACTGAAGTCCACTTCTTTGACTGGGATGAGAACTATGTAAAAGGCTTAGAATGGTACAGGAAGCTGATGCCTTTCTCTTATCCACACCAAACCACTATTGAGAAAACCCCAGGCTATTTCACATCTATTAAAGCTCCAGAAAGGATCCATGATATGAACAGTTCTACCAAATTACTGTTGATTCTGAGAGACCCTACAGAGAGAGTGATATCAGACTACACCCAGGTATACTACAATCGATTGGAAAACCACAAGCCTGTCCAACCCATTGAAGAAATGGTCATTAAAAATGGAGCATTAAATACTAAATACAAAGCCATTCAGAGAAGTCTGTATGATATTCACATGAGTAACTGGCTAAGGTACTTTCCACTGGACCAAATACATATAGTTGATGGCGGTACTCTTATAAAGAACCCTCTGGAAGAATTACAGAAAGTGGAAACATTTCTTAACATTCCTGCTAGGATAATGACTTCAAATTTCTATTTTAATCAAACCAAGGGTTTCTATTGTCTTCGAAGTGATGGCAAAGAGAGATGTTTACATGAATCTAAGGGCCGCCcccatccagttgtgaatagtacTGTACTGAAGGAGCTACAAGCTTACTTTAGAGAACACAATGAAAGATTTTTCAGCATGGTCAAACAATCCTTTAACTGGCATTAA